A genomic segment from Arcobacter acticola encodes:
- a CDS encoding ABC-F family ATP-binding cassette domain-containing protein, with protein MVQTVNLKKSFGPRVLFQDINVKLDTGKRYGLIGANGAGKTTFLKILSGQEEATEGEVQIQNGKKVGTLSQNQFAYENNTIFDAVLLGNKKLHDAVKEKEELYMSPEFTDEINDRLAELEIICCEEDPTYEYDVKITRILEDLGFPAASHQDLMSTLTGGDKFKVLLAQVLYPKPDVLFLDEPTNNLDIATIGWLENQLQHHDGTMVVISHDRHFLNAVCTHILDVDFKQIREFTGTYDDWYIASTVLAKQNEKDVSKKLKEKDELEKFIARFSANASKAKQATSRQKQLDKLDVGAIQVSSRRDPSIIFKQKREVGKELLTAKNISKSYDGEVVLNDISFTVEKGDKIALIGTNGIGKTTLCEILEGNVKADSGEVLWGATIQNSYFPQNTTDLIEGDFTLYDWLRNCDRDADISEIRNCLGRMLFNGQEQEKKVTSCSGGEKHRMMLSKIMLEQGNFLVLDEPTNHLDLEAIIALGEGLLDYPGSVICVSHDRELLDAFANRIIEIQPGGTIVDFKGSYEEFIESKEA; from the coding sequence ATGGTTCAAACTGTCAATCTTAAAAAATCTTTTGGTCCAAGAGTTTTATTTCAAGATATAAATGTAAAATTAGATACTGGTAAAAGATATGGATTAATCGGTGCTAATGGTGCTGGAAAAACTACGTTCTTAAAAATCTTATCTGGACAAGAAGAAGCAACTGAGGGTGAAGTACAAATTCAAAATGGTAAAAAAGTAGGAACTTTATCTCAAAATCAATTTGCATATGAAAATAATACAATTTTTGATGCAGTACTTTTAGGTAATAAAAAATTACATGATGCTGTAAAAGAAAAAGAAGAACTTTATATGAGTCCTGAATTTACAGATGAAATAAATGATAGATTAGCAGAGCTTGAAATTATTTGTTGTGAAGAAGATCCAACTTATGAATATGATGTAAAAATTACGAGAATACTAGAAGATTTAGGATTTCCTGCTGCATCTCATCAAGATTTAATGAGTACATTAACAGGTGGAGATAAATTTAAAGTTTTACTTGCACAAGTTTTATATCCAAAACCAGATGTTTTATTTTTAGATGAGCCTACGAATAATTTAGATATCGCAACAATTGGTTGGTTAGAAAACCAATTACAACACCATGATGGAACGATGGTTGTAATCTCTCACGATAGACACTTCTTAAATGCAGTTTGTACACATATTTTAGATGTTGACTTTAAACAAATTAGAGAATTTACAGGAACTTATGATGATTGGTATATTGCTTCAACAGTACTTGCTAAACAAAATGAAAAAGATGTTAGTAAAAAATTAAAAGAGAAAGATGAATTAGAAAAATTCATCGCTAGATTTAGTGCTAATGCTTCAAAAGCAAAACAAGCAACTTCTAGACAAAAGCAACTTGACAAACTTGATGTTGGTGCTATTCAAGTATCAAGTAGACGTGATCCTTCTATTATTTTTAAACAAAAAAGAGAAGTTGGTAAAGAGTTATTAACAGCAAAAAACATTTCTAAATCTTATGATGGTGAAGTTGTATTAAATGATATTTCATTTACAGTTGAAAAAGGTGATAAAATAGCTTTAATTGGTACAAATGGTATTGGTAAAACTACTTTATGTGAAATATTAGAAGGAAATGTAAAAGCTGATAGTGGTGAAGTTTTATGGGGTGCAACTATTCAAAACTCGTATTTCCCACAAAATACAACTGACTTAATTGAAGGTGATTTCACTTTATATGATTGGTTAAGAAATTGTGATAGAGATGCTGATATTTCTGAAATTAGAAACTGTTTAGGAAGAATGTTATTTAACGGTCAAGAGCAAGAGAAAAAAGTAACTTCTTGTTCAGGTGGAGAAAAACATAGAATGATGCTTTCTAAAATTATGTTAGAGCAAGGTAACTTCTTAGTTTTAGATGAACCTACAAATCACTTGGATCTTGAAGCTATTATTGCTTTAGGTGAGGGATTACTTGATTATCCTGGTTCTGTAATTTGTGTTTCTCACGATAGGGAACTATTAGATGCGTTCGCAAATAGAATTATTGAAATCCAACCAGGTGGAACTATCGTTGACTTTAAAGGAAGTTATGAAGAATTTATTGAGTCTAAAGAGGCTTAA
- a CDS encoding MFS transporter, which produces MNNNNPKSNEILTYGILGIPIAFLGFPLYIYLPIFYVEYVNLSVGTVGVILLIARLLDMILDPFIGSFTDKYNKFNIILVSTFFVLFGLYFLIKPIYFNSLWLFSFSLITYISYSFVMIPYLTLNSQISNNSINNTKLAFSREVFIVFGVLISLLFPYIFLVAEDSKKSLELLLHTCMIIFPIFSIIFYFKLKHFENLKSVIPKTSNNEFLKSINLFFETFPQHKKLFLAFLINNLANALPATLFLFFVKYVLILEEETGLFLIVYFLSAILTFPLWIKLSIKISKKSTWILSMITACAAFSFVPFLEENDFIYFLIICIITGMSLGADMALPSSIQADVAQESKKINNDISGILFGFWAMITKFSLALAVAVSFITLEFTSFDTQNINENSIMAIIILYSIVPIFLKLISIIFLCKYKLT; this is translated from the coding sequence ATGAATAATAATAACCCAAAAAGCAATGAAATTCTTACATATGGAATATTAGGAATTCCTATTGCTTTTTTGGGATTCCCTTTATATATTTACTTACCAATTTTTTATGTTGAGTATGTAAACTTAAGCGTTGGAACTGTTGGAGTTATTTTATTAATTGCTAGATTATTAGATATGATTCTAGACCCTTTTATTGGTAGTTTTACTGATAAATACAACAAATTTAATATTATATTAGTTTCTACATTTTTTGTATTATTTGGTTTATATTTTTTAATTAAACCCATTTATTTCAACTCATTATGGCTATTTTCTTTTTCACTTATAACTTATATTTCCTATAGTTTTGTAATGATTCCTTATCTTACTTTAAATTCACAAATAAGCAATAATTCAATAAATAATACAAAACTAGCATTTTCAAGGGAAGTTTTTATAGTTTTTGGTGTTTTAATATCTTTATTATTCCCTTATATCTTTTTAGTTGCAGAGGACTCTAAAAAAAGCTTAGAGTTATTACTACATACATGTATGATTATTTTTCCTATTTTTTCAATTATATTTTATTTCAAACTAAAACATTTTGAAAATCTAAAAAGTGTTATTCCTAAAACTTCAAATAATGAATTTTTAAAATCAATAAATTTATTCTTTGAGACTTTTCCCCAACACAAAAAACTATTTTTGGCTTTTTTAATCAACAATCTAGCAAATGCACTACCTGCAACACTATTTTTATTTTTCGTAAAATATGTTTTGATTTTAGAAGAAGAAACAGGTCTTTTTTTAATTGTTTATTTCTTAAGTGCAATATTAACTTTTCCATTATGGATTAAATTATCAATAAAAATATCAAAAAAATCCACATGGATTTTATCTATGATTACAGCATGTGCAGCTTTTTCTTTTGTACCTTTTTTAGAAGAAAATGATTTCATATATTTTTTAATCATTTGTATAATAACAGGGATGAGTTTAGGTGCTGATATGGCACTGCCCTCTTCTATTCAAGCTGATGTTGCTCAAGAAAGTAAAAAAATAAATAATGATATTTCAGGTATATTATTTGGTTTTTGGGCAATGATTACGAAGTTTTCATTGGCTTTAGCAGTAGCTGTTTCATTTATTACTTTAGAGTTTACCTCTTTTGATACCCAAAATATAAATGAAAACTCAATCATGGCAATTATAATTTTATATTCAATAGTACCTATTTTTCTTAAATTAATATCTATTATTTTCTTATGTAAATATAAACTAACATAA
- a CDS encoding NAD(P)/FAD-dependent oxidoreductase, producing the protein MKIAVLGAGISGLGSAYILSSKHEVDLYEKDNRLGGHARTTTVNDEDKTFGVDTGFLVFNEPTYPLLTKLFKQLDVKIENSDMSFAFWDKIKNIAYNGSSIKGMFAQKRNLFSLNHYKMIKDILDFNEKANSDLLYNNLNLDKSLGEYISSYSKAFKERYILPMGAAIWSTPSDEMNDFPARTFLTFFKNHGLLGIDSHHQWLTVSNGSINYVNKIKEKISGKIILNSNVIKIQRVENGVYLIHKNGEKTFYDKVVLAMHAPDALKILDDATAKETEILSAFKYKENSAVLHNDNNILYPNKKMYAAWNYTNSYIKSDLVTLTYWINTLQNLKTKKDYFVSLNETSHIEQVIERISYDHPQFNREAINMQKRKNEISGQNNTFYAGAYWRYGFHEDGLLSANEVGKLLGCEL; encoded by the coding sequence ATGAAAATAGCAGTATTAGGAGCTGGAATCAGCGGTCTGGGAAGTGCCTATATTTTAAGTTCTAAACATGAAGTAGATTTATATGAAAAAGATAATCGTTTAGGTGGACATGCAAGAACTACTACTGTAAATGACGAAGATAAGACTTTTGGAGTAGATACTGGATTTTTAGTTTTTAATGAGCCAACTTATCCACTTTTAACAAAATTATTTAAACAACTTGATGTAAAAATAGAGAACTCAGATATGAGTTTTGCTTTTTGGGATAAGATTAAAAATATAGCTTACAACGGCTCTTCTATAAAAGGAATGTTTGCACAAAAAAGAAATCTATTTTCACTTAATCATTATAAAATGATAAAAGATATCTTAGATTTTAATGAAAAAGCAAATAGCGATTTACTTTATAATAATTTAAACCTAGATAAGTCATTGGGAGAATATATAAGTTCTTATTCAAAAGCTTTTAAAGAGAGATATATTCTTCCAATGGGTGCTGCTATTTGGTCAACACCAAGCGATGAAATGAATGATTTTCCAGCAAGAACATTCTTAACTTTTTTTAAAAACCATGGACTTTTGGGTATTGATTCTCATCATCAATGGCTTACTGTTTCTAATGGAAGTATAAATTATGTAAATAAAATAAAAGAGAAGATCTCTGGAAAAATAATTTTAAACTCAAATGTTATTAAAATACAAAGAGTAGAAAATGGTGTATATTTGATTCATAAAAATGGTGAAAAAACTTTTTATGACAAAGTTGTATTAGCTATGCATGCACCTGATGCTTTAAAAATACTAGATGATGCAACAGCAAAAGAAACTGAAATATTAAGTGCGTTTAAATACAAAGAAAACAGCGCTGTTTTACATAACGATAATAATATTTTATATCCAAATAAGAAAATGTATGCAGCTTGGAATTATACAAATTCATATATCAAAAGTGATTTGGTTACTTTAACTTATTGGATAAATACCTTACAAAATTTAAAAACAAAAAAAGATTACTTTGTATCCTTAAATGAAACAAGCCATATAGAGCAAGTAATTGAAAGAATCTCATATGATCATCCACAATTCAATCGCGAAGCTATAAATATGCAAAAACGAAAAAATGAAATTAGTGGACAAAACAACACTTTTTATGCTGGAGCTTATTGGAGATATGGATTCCATGAAGATGGACTTTTATCTGCAAATGAAGTGGGAAAACTATTAGGTTGCGAGTTATGA
- a CDS encoding UPF0323 family lipoprotein: MKKKNHIKKISDYAIVGGLGSLLVVGLIGCGDSSNNNQEQQNQGQSDAFSNASQKQNAFVVIEESADGKYAIIDEFPASKTTVVLRKPDGTERILTQEEIDKLVKEEEKKIDAGTSPLTNPNAEVSSGGMGLGGVLLSSIAGAMIGSWLGNKLFNNQNFQNQRQTQYKSPQTYSKSQSSFNKTPATTGSNSSSSKKSGFFGGNSNSNSKSSSSSFGSKSSGFGG; this comes from the coding sequence TTGAAAAAGAAAAATCATATTAAAAAAATATCAGATTATGCAATTGTTGGTGGACTGGGATCATTACTTGTTGTTGGTCTTATAGGTTGTGGAGATAGTTCAAATAACAATCAAGAACAACAAAATCAAGGGCAAAGTGATGCTTTTTCAAATGCTAGTCAAAAACAAAATGCCTTTGTAGTAATAGAAGAATCAGCTGATGGTAAATATGCAATTATTGATGAATTTCCAGCTTCAAAAACTACAGTTGTTTTAAGAAAACCAGATGGAACTGAAAGAATTTTAACGCAAGAAGAAATAGATAAATTAGTTAAAGAAGAAGAGAAAAAAATTGATGCAGGAACATCACCTCTTACAAATCCAAATGCTGAAGTAAGTAGTGGAGGTATGGGTCTTGGTGGAGTATTATTATCTTCAATTGCAGGTGCAATGATTGGTTCTTGGCTTGGTAATAAACTATTTAATAATCAAAATTTCCAAAATCAAAGACAAACTCAATATAAATCGCCTCAAACTTATAGTAAATCACAAAGTTCATTTAATAAAACTCCTGCAACTACAGGATCAAACAGCTCAAGTAGTAAAAAAAGTGGTTTTTTTGGAGGGAATTCGAATTCAAATTCAAAATCTAGTTCTTCTTCATTTGGTTCAAAAAGTTCAGGATTTGGGGGATAA
- a CDS encoding lipocalin family protein, with product MKSIILILIIFSSQFASSSFDVNTFDKKKFSGLWYEIARTYNSFQENCVASSVEYILEDDTYDVFNRCFENELDGKLIQYNGDAKVSQIENNISLDMTYFYLFTSSYKIIYLNNYKTAIITDDDYSNLWIMSRVPSIDQSELKMILKKLENKMDTSKLIFTKLDPKGRYK from the coding sequence GTGAAATCAATTATATTAATACTAATTATTTTTTCATCACAATTTGCAAGTTCTTCCTTTGATGTAAATACATTTGATAAGAAAAAGTTTTCAGGCCTATGGTATGAGATAGCTAGAACTTATAACTCTTTTCAAGAAAATTGTGTTGCTTCAAGTGTTGAATATATATTAGAAGATGATACTTATGATGTATTTAATAGATGCTTTGAAAATGAACTTGATGGTAAATTAATCCAATACAACGGAGATGCAAAAGTAAGTCAAATTGAAAATAATATTAGCCTAGATATGACTTATTTTTACTTATTTACATCATCTTATAAAATAATATATTTAAACAACTATAAAACAGCAATCATCACAGATGATGATTACTCTAATCTTTGGATTATGAGTAGAGTTCCATCTATAGACCAAAGTGAATTAAAAATGATTTTAAAAAAATTGGAAAATAAGATGGATACTTCTAAATTAATATTTACAAAACTAGATCCAAAAGGAAGATACAAATGA
- a CDS encoding class I SAM-dependent methyltransferase, giving the protein MNRFDNVAKDWESKPSRVQIAKSSVDNIIEIVDLKPDFKILDYGCGTGLVGFGLSNETNTVIGMDYSIGMVEKFNEKAQELGFTNISAIQHNINEQDLPQNEFDLIAISMTLHHIKDTEMFIQKAKSSLKNGGYLCINDLVSEDGTFHEEHKNDGVEHFGYDENELCSLIKNNGFELIEYKIVYTDHRNNKEYPIFQIIAKVK; this is encoded by the coding sequence ATGAATAGATTTGATAATGTGGCAAAAGACTGGGAGAGTAAACCTTCCCGTGTACAAATAGCAAAATCAAGTGTTGATAATATAATAGAAATTGTTGATTTAAAACCTGATTTTAAAATACTTGATTATGGTTGTGGAACGGGACTTGTAGGTTTTGGTCTAAGTAATGAAACAAATACAGTAATAGGTATGGATTACTCTATTGGTATGGTTGAGAAATTTAATGAAAAAGCACAAGAGTTAGGATTTACAAATATAAGTGCCATTCAACACAATATAAATGAGCAAGATTTACCCCAAAATGAGTTTGATTTAATAGCTATTTCTATGACTTTACATCATATAAAAGATACAGAAATGTTTATACAAAAAGCAAAATCATCTTTAAAAAATGGTGGTTATTTGTGTATAAATGATTTAGTAAGTGAAGATGGAACATTTCACGAAGAACATAAGAATGATGGAGTTGAACACTTTGGCTATGATGAAAATGAACTTTGTAGTTTAATAAAAAATAATGGTTTTGAATTAATTGAATATAAAATAGTTTATACAGATCACAGAAATAACAAAGAATACCCAATCTTTCAAATAATCGCAAAAGTTAAATAA
- a CDS encoding acyl-CoA thioesterase, with protein sequence MSEEVKREKSLTMTMLMTPDKANFSGKNVHGGEILKMLDHVAYACAARYTGMYAVTLSVDMVLFKDPIKIGSLVTFHASVNYTGRTSMEIGIKVISEDIKDHTIKNTNVCYFTMISVDEAGKPAAVPKLDLLTEDDKRRYNDAIQRREIRMSSRHAK encoded by the coding sequence ATGAGTGAAGAAGTAAAAAGAGAAAAATCTCTAACAATGACTATGTTAATGACACCAGATAAAGCTAATTTCTCTGGAAAAAATGTTCACGGTGGTGAAATTTTAAAAATGTTAGATCATGTTGCATATGCTTGTGCAGCAAGATATACAGGTATGTATGCAGTAACATTATCAGTTGACATGGTTTTATTTAAAGATCCTATTAAAATTGGTTCTCTTGTTACTTTCCATGCATCTGTTAACTACACAGGTAGAACCTCTATGGAAATTGGTATCAAAGTAATATCAGAAGATATTAAAGATCATACAATTAAAAATACAAATGTATGTTATTTTACAATGATTTCAGTTGATGAAGCTGGAAAACCAGCAGCCGTTCCAAAATTAGATTTACTTACAGAAGATGATAAAAGAAGATACAACGATGCTATTCAAAGAAGAGAAATTAGAATGTCATCAAGACATGCTAAATAA
- a CDS encoding shikimate dehydrogenase, whose translation MKKKQFVIFGNPVSHSKSPQMHNAGLKYINFDGEYIKHQLIDGNTIKEVFLQNNYSGANITVPHKEYAYENADEVRGLAKEIKAVNTYINENGKIIAYNTDAPGFLNAIESFGEVKNVLLLGAGGTAKAIALALQSKNIKVTVLNRSEGKLDFFKEHKISCFSWENFKAENYDLIVNSTSAGLKDEELPCPKEILENILKNASFAFDCIYGKITPFLALARDNNLMTKDGEDMLLFQGVLAFEYFTNTKADNSVVEAMRKGLKEE comes from the coding sequence ATGAAGAAAAAACAATTTGTTATATTTGGAAATCCAGTCTCTCATTCAAAATCACCACAAATGCATAATGCAGGGTTAAAATATATTAACTTTGATGGTGAATATATAAAACATCAATTAATAGATGGAAATACTATAAAAGAAGTTTTTTTACAAAACAATTATAGTGGAGCAAATATAACAGTTCCCCATAAAGAATATGCCTATGAAAATGCAGATGAAGTAAGAGGATTGGCAAAAGAGATAAAAGCTGTAAATACTTATATAAATGAAAATGGGAAAATAATAGCTTATAACACAGATGCTCCTGGATTTTTAAACGCAATAGAGAGTTTTGGTGAAGTTAAAAATGTACTACTTTTAGGAGCCGGTGGAACTGCTAAAGCAATCGCCCTAGCCTTACAATCAAAAAATATAAAAGTTACAGTATTAAATAGAAGTGAAGGGAAACTAGACTTCTTTAAAGAACACAAAATTTCATGTTTTTCATGGGAAAACTTCAAAGCAGAAAATTATGATTTGATAGTAAACTCAACAAGTGCTGGCTTAAAAGATGAAGAATTACCATGCCCAAAAGAAATACTAGAAAATATCCTAAAAAATGCATCTTTTGCTTTTGATTGTATATATGGAAAAATCACGCCATTTTTAGCACTTGCTAGAGATAATAATCTAATGACTAAAGACGGTGAGGACATGCTTTTATTCCAAGGGGTATTGGCATTTGAATATTTTACTAATACAAAAGCCGATAATAGTGTAGTTGAAGCTATGAGAAAAGGTTTAAAAGAAGAATAA
- a CDS encoding DUF3144 domain-containing protein, whose translation MEEKNNGFLKRADAHIALANEQLAQKLTQGEISASFMYGSARFSAWMAATSFETSADMKAEKQKVVEYFMKEYKLALEEHLDNHIENFDFSNNKI comes from the coding sequence ATGGAAGAAAAAAATAATGGATTTTTAAAAAGAGCAGATGCACATATTGCACTTGCAAATGAGCAATTAGCTCAAAAGTTAACACAAGGTGAAATAAGTGCTTCTTTTATGTATGGTTCTGCTAGATTTAGCGCATGGATGGCTGCAACTTCTTTTGAAACATCAGCAGATATGAAAGCTGAGAAACAAAAAGTTGTTGAGTATTTTATGAAAGAGTATAAACTAGCATTAGAAGAGCACTTAGATAACCATATAGAAAACTTTGATTTTTCAAATAACAAAATTTAA
- a CDS encoding glutathionylspermidine synthase family protein, with protein sequence MKLEKLKPLTDNYLESIGFVWHTDSDNSSYVSDEIVVINEDEANGYYEACNELYDMFAEAGQYVIDNDLFHEINIPFNLIEMIKESWENDVHWHLYSRFDLAGGIDGKPIKLIEFNADTPTSLFETAIIQWAMLKANGLDEASQFNNLYEALKDNFKRIITLDTDVEKFEEYYANLGWKILFSSISSSSEDINTTKLLEHIANEAGFNTDFEFIENVQFNDDGIFKDEESFEFWFKLIPWENIAIEESELALILTEIIKEKRAIIFNPAYSLMFQSKGFMKVLWDLYPNHPLLLETSFEPLENKKQVEKRCFGREGANTKIINSDGSIDVQTDGDYEGHKAIYQEYVELPTDSMGNSYQAGVFYAYEACGLGFRRGEKILNNMSKFVGHIIK encoded by the coding sequence ATGAAATTAGAAAAATTAAAACCATTAACAGATAATTATTTAGAATCAATAGGTTTTGTATGGCATACAGATTCTGATAATTCATCATACGTAAGTGATGAGATTGTAGTAATAAATGAAGATGAAGCAAATGGATATTATGAAGCTTGTAATGAGCTATATGATATGTTTGCCGAGGCTGGGCAATATGTTATTGATAATGATTTATTTCATGAAATAAATATTCCATTTAATCTAATAGAGATGATAAAAGAATCTTGGGAAAATGATGTTCATTGGCATTTATATTCAAGATTTGATTTAGCAGGTGGAATAGATGGAAAACCTATAAAATTAATTGAATTTAATGCAGATACACCAACTTCACTTTTTGAAACAGCTATTATTCAATGGGCTATGTTAAAAGCAAATGGTTTAGATGAAGCAAGTCAGTTTAATAATCTTTATGAAGCTTTAAAAGACAACTTCAAAAGAATTATTACCCTTGATACTGATGTTGAAAAGTTTGAAGAGTATTATGCAAATTTAGGATGGAAAATATTATTTTCATCAATTTCAAGCTCAAGTGAAGATATAAATACAACAAAACTTTTAGAGCATATTGCAAACGAAGCTGGATTTAATACAGATTTTGAATTTATAGAAAATGTTCAATTTAATGATGATGGTATTTTTAAAGATGAAGAGAGTTTTGAATTTTGGTTCAAACTTATTCCTTGGGAAAATATTGCTATTGAAGAGAGTGAATTAGCATTAATTTTAACAGAAATCATAAAAGAAAAAAGAGCAATTATTTTTAATCCTGCATATTCACTTATGTTTCAATCAAAAGGATTTATGAAAGTTTTATGGGATTTATATCCAAATCATCCCCTACTTTTAGAAACATCATTTGAGCCTTTAGAAAACAAAAAACAAGTTGAAAAAAGATGTTTTGGAAGAGAGGGTGCTAATACTAAAATCATAAATAGTGATGGAAGTATAGATGTGCAAACTGATGGCGATTATGAAGGTCATAAGGCAATTTATCAAGAATATGTTGAACTTCCAACGGATTCAATGGGTAATTCTTACCAAGCAGGTGTGTTTTATGCATATGAAGCTTGTGGATTAGGATTTAGACGTGGTGAAAAAATTCTAAATAATATGTCAAAATTCGTGGGTCATATTATAAAATAA
- a CDS encoding DUF1365 domain-containing protein has protein sequence MKNLTKHKFYEGTIYHKRFHPKVHEFKYNFYLLDIDLNYFENLKNSLFSINKLNFLSFKTKDHFGKSDDFLQNVDELLEKFSIKKTKNMRFFTLPRVLNFVFNPISALVVFDDNNQATHLLAEVHNYNNGRVVYPILLEKKGNSYVGKVKKDMYVSPFFKTDGVYEFQLKYDENKLFLKIDLFEDNEYKLTAIFNSKAKDFNKKSSLNIFLKYMFSTFLVVTRTYIQAIRLFIKGLKIHSPREQDKERRY, from the coding sequence ATGAAAAATCTTACAAAGCATAAATTTTATGAAGGAACTATTTATCATAAAAGATTTCACCCAAAAGTGCATGAATTTAAATATAACTTTTATTTATTAGATATTGATTTAAACTATTTTGAAAATCTAAAGAATAGTTTGTTTTCAATAAATAAACTAAATTTTCTAAGCTTTAAAACAAAAGATCATTTTGGAAAATCTGATGATTTTTTACAAAATGTAGATGAATTATTAGAAAAATTCAGTATTAAAAAAACTAAAAATATGAGATTTTTCACTCTTCCTAGAGTTTTAAATTTTGTTTTTAATCCAATTAGTGCACTGGTTGTTTTTGATGATAACAACCAAGCAACTCATCTTTTAGCAGAAGTTCATAACTACAACAATGGAAGAGTAGTTTATCCAATCCTTTTAGAAAAAAAAGGTAATTCATATGTAGGAAAAGTAAAAAAAGATATGTATGTTTCTCCTTTTTTTAAAACAGATGGAGTATATGAATTCCAACTAAAATATGATGAAAATAAACTATTTTTAAAAATAGATTTATTTGAAGACAATGAGTATAAATTAACAGCTATTTTTAATTCAAAAGCAAAAGACTTTAATAAAAAAAGTAGTTTAAATATATTTTTAAAATATATGTTTAGTACTTTTTTAGTAGTTACAAGAACCTATATTCAGGCTATTAGACTATTTATAAAAGGATTGAAAATTCATAGCCCAAGAGAACAAGACAAAGAAAGGAGATACTAA
- a CDS encoding SDR family NAD(P)-dependent oxidoreductase: protein METKVWIIGSSSGIGLELVKLCLQSNHKVIASSRNAKKSEELLQLKSTYTNKLELLDIDVSSNESVTKCVEEAFTVFNDLDICFFNAGVYDSMPLEQWDISSFEAMINTNYLGAVRILKPLVSYLEKQKKESRVILNASLSSYFGLPYGGAYSASKAALVNLAQSIQPELLRKNIYLQIINHGFVKTRLTAKNNFDMPQLMQPEIAAKKIFEQFNKPYSFEISFPFILSKFLRLISLVPYKLSFSITKKFLK, encoded by the coding sequence ATGGAAACAAAAGTTTGGATTATTGGTTCTAGTTCTGGCATCGGTTTAGAGTTAGTTAAACTTTGCTTGCAAAGTAATCATAAAGTAATAGCAAGTTCTAGAAATGCTAAGAAATCAGAAGAACTATTACAACTAAAATCAACTTACACAAACAAACTAGAATTATTAGACATTGATGTTTCAAGTAATGAAAGTGTTACTAAATGTGTGGAGGAAGCATTTACTGTTTTTAATGATTTAGATATTTGTTTTTTCAATGCAGGGGTTTATGATTCTATGCCTCTTGAACAATGGGATATTTCAAGCTTTGAAGCAATGATAAATACAAACTACTTAGGTGCTGTTAGAATTTTAAAACCACTAGTTAGTTATTTAGAAAAACAAAAAAAAGAATCAAGAGTTATATTAAATGCAAGTTTATCAAGCTACTTTGGATTGCCTTATGGTGGAGCTTATAGCGCATCAAAAGCTGCTTTAGTAAATCTTGCACAGTCAATTCAACCTGAATTATTAAGAAAAAATATTTATTTACAAATAATAAATCATGGCTTTGTAAAAACAAGATTGACTGCAAAAAATAATTTTGATATGCCTCAATTAATGCAGCCTGAAATTGCTGCTAAAAAAATATTTGAGCAGTTTAATAAACCATATAGTTTTGAAATTTCGTTTCCTTTTATTTTGTCAAAATTTTTACGATTAATATCTCTTGTTCCGTATAAATTAAGTTTTTCAATAACAAAAAAGTTTTTAAAATGA